One Scylla paramamosain isolate STU-SP2022 chromosome 6, ASM3559412v1, whole genome shotgun sequence DNA segment encodes these proteins:
- the LOC135101351 gene encoding uncharacterized protein LOC135101351 isoform X1: MCVTMKFSKENSPSGMLVPLECKNPNLLMKGDKNVTAARALQKERRKNKRREKENMWKMNNKRNALQEPIVMHYPARSALQTLHKSSARAQDAHYFLGGINHDWVCYYERGVTSDQSCINEWNVMDSLESKRPPSPDSLTDKEETQLLIRSKLKEIMMSVDIDEVTSKYIRQRLEEDLAMDLFKFKSYIDQEMLVILGQMDAATEIFPHVYLGSEWNASNLDELQCNGVGYILNVTKEIDNFYPGTFDYLNIRVYDDEKTELLRHWDRTFRYITQVQEKNSKVLVHCKMGISRSASVVIAYAMKAFNMSLDEALALVKKKRSCIKPNQAFCNQLKTYEGILDASRQRHNILWRSKSETNLKSAAGQANRHNKSQQNTKSNDDVDQSNNTKNLRKSTEELPTYDTSFGGYNALIPTPTNLQNGEGNKRPKSWSPDDHMAALLFPQNSEKGGSYFGESWRLSQSLNVQSWRAHVTLQQRDLRIMAVECPGDEDKDSPSSVVEALNPLYSEVPTDGITGEVSSLQLSSTVKDRINEFENVQTGNQALSKKGDNGRKGEALMIQNTVCSSDDFDNHTSTAELDRVIETLLTPGEDMQSSEPVISQTKAVTQKHQAVLVSSQVWQEENKSEAEVNVNPVESPVGVLKESITWPAGIVKRQKQDFEEKVKMSDSKSPSSSKECEPSLSRQNSSSSLSGQRVEVVRSPSYGRQDSIGSDTVKRDDPFSAKLDKVFDREERKQQRLSAIIHVSGDTKDTPSRNSSWGSFDSAVVLADRDLPSRQSSWGSCDTRITAGTVSSRNSSFGAFDKKPQPLKENLEISVPNSNITGTYFEKDPGPFTPGTIRRNKGKNSDVKDGLLDEDIKPPDENEDVEEVKAEDTSQFKAVANMKAYGPAPYKSPTERESSTIPVELADEETVEATDSSSDHHHSNPALSICIPNSTNPLATTRSQPSVCTTISSTENLYTELNVDNRLNDSKTSTGSENISTLAPGTVRQHKEILESKSQEGSFSEVQKIQEKLFIPSYSRSKSSCDLETKAESDSAGSDNHNFSEKRAKFEGHLENESEKGKVRKITQAIEKQNEDEKMKQYKIEGIRKRSHSLERLSTSPSSPGSSQNGLLEQLLVQAQTDVRHMEMEENPMEEIRVKNLVGKFEDCQEQKPPRVQTRNTRAKSDSCTPDKFQPPVPQRKSSLDYNFKPIQRSQSQPPQTPVRQPTPGGSLPFSGKAPSHKPPPGGRGQALGTEVRQRKQQGKTHPLTKLTRATRENYHTM; the protein is encoded by the exons GTCGGCCCTCCAGACATTGCACAAGTCCAGCGCCCGTGCCCAAGATGCCCACTACTTCTTGGGCGGCATCAACCATGACTGGGTGTGCTACTACGAGCGAGGCGTCACCTCAGACCAGTCCTGCATCAATGAGTGGAATGTCATGGACAGCCTTGAGTCCAAGAGGCCTCCCTCACCAGATTCTCTCACTGATAA AGAGGAAACACAACTCCTCATACGCAGCAAACTCAAGGAAATCATGATGAGCGTTGACATCGATGAAGTCACTTCCAAGTACATCAGGCAACGCCTTGAAGAGGATCTGGCCATGGATCTGTTCAAGTTTAAGTCCTACATTGATCAGGAAATGCTGGTCATTCTTGGTCAGATGGATGCTGCAACAGAAATCTTCCCCCATGTTTACCTCGGCTCAGAGTGGAATGCATCCAATCTGGACGAGCTGCAGTGTAATGG GGTGGGCTACATTCTCAATGTTACAAAGGAGATAGACAACTTCTACCCCGGAACATTTGACTACCTCAACATTCGGGTGTATGATGATGAGAAGACAGAACTCCTCAGGCACTGGGACAGAACATTCAGATACATCACCCAAGTCCA GGAGAAGAACTCAAAAGTGTTGGTACACTGTAAAATGGGAATAAGTCGTTCAGCATCAGTTGTCATTGCCTATGCCATGAAGGCCTTTAACATGAGTCTTGATGAAGCCCTAGCCTTGgtcaagaagaagaggagctgcATCAAACCAAACCAAGCATTCTGTAACCAACTCAAGACGTATGAG gGAATCCTTGACGCAAGTCGACAGAGGCACAACATTCTGTGGAGAAGCAAGTCTGAGACAAATCTCAAGTCTGCAGCAGGTCAGGCCAACCGACACAATAAGAGTCAGCAGAATACAAAGTCCAATGATGATGTGGATCAGAGCAATAACACCAAGAATTTACGCAAGAGCACTGAAGAATTGCCCACATATGACACATCGTTCGGTGGCTATAATGCCCTCATTCCCACGCCAACCAACCTCCAGAATGGTGAAGGAAACAAGAGGCCAAAGTCTTGGTCTCCCGATGACCACATGGctgctctcctttttcctcaaaATTCTGAGAAAG GTGGGAGTTACTTTGGAGAATCATGGCGCCTCTCTCAGTCCCTGAATGTTCAGTCCTGGCGGGCTCACGTGACTCTTCAGCAGAGAGACTTACGAATCATGGCAGTGGAATGCCCTGGGGACGAAGACAAAGACTCACCTTCGTCAGTGGTGGAAGCGTTAAACCCCCTGTACTCGGAAGTCCCAACAGACGGCATTACTGGCGAAGTATCATCGCTCCAGCTTTCTTCAACAGTCAAGGATAGAATTAATGAGTTTGAAAATGTACAAACAGGAAATCAAGCACTTTCAAAGAAAGGTGATAATGGCAGAAAAGGGGAAGCATTAATGATACAGAATACAGTATGTTCCAGTGATGACTTTGATAATCACACAAGTACTGCAGAACTTGATAGGGTCATTGAGACTTTACTTACTCCGGGTGAGGACATGCAGAGCAGTGAACCAGTGATTTCTCAGACCAAAGCAGTTACTCAGAAACATCAAGCTGTACTGGTCTCATCACAAGTGTGGCAGGAAGAGAACAAAAGTGAAGCGGAAGTGAATGTGAATCCAGTAGAAAGTCCTGTGGGTGTGCTCAAGGAGTCTATCACTTGGCCAGCAGGTATAGTGAAGAGACAAAAACAAGACTTTGAGGAGAAGGTAAAAATGAGTGACTCTAAGTCACCCTCTAGTAGTAAGGAATGTGAGCCATCTCTCTCGAGACAGAACTCTTCAAGCTCCCTTAGTGGTCAAAGAGTAGAGGTAGTAAGGTCTCCAAGTTATGGGCGTCAGGATTCTATAGGCTCGGATACAGTTAAAAGAGATGATCCTTTTTCAGCTAAACTAGATAAAGTGTTtgacagagaggaaagaaagcaacaaaGACTAAGTGCCATTATTCATGTAAGCGGAGATACAAAGGATACACCTTCACGTAACAGTTCTTGGGGATCCTTTGACAGTGCTGTAGTGTTAGCTGATAGGGATTTGCCATCAAGACAAAGTTCATGGGGCTCCTGTGATACCAGAATAACAGCAGGTACTGTATCATCTAGAAATAGTTCCTTTGGAGCATTTGATAAAAAACCACAGCCTCTTAAAGAAAATTTAGAAATATCAGTTCCAAATAGTAACATAACTGGTACTTACTTTGAAAAAGATCCTGGCCCATTCACTCCAGGAACTATCAGGAGAAACAAAGGCAAGAATTCAGATGTGAAAGATGGGTTATTAGATGAAGATATTAAACCACCTGATGAAAATGAGGATGTAGAAGAAGTAAAGGCAGAAGACACTTCTCAATTCAAGGCTGTGGCAAACATGAAGGCCTATGGACCTGCACCGTACAAGAGTCcaacagagagggagagcagtACTATCCCAGTGGAACTGGCTGATGAGGAAACAGTAGAGGCCACTGATAGTTCCTCTGATCACCATCATAGCAACCCTGCTCTAAGTATTTGCATTCCAAATAGTACAAATCCCTTGGCCACCACCAGGTCTCAGCCCAGTGTATGCACAACCATATCCTCAACTGAGAACTTGTATACTGAGCTCAATGTGGATAATAGGTTAAATGACAGCAAGACCAGTACAGGGAGTGAAAATATCTCGACACTTGCACCTGGAACTGTAAGACAGCACAAGGAAATTTTAGAAAGTAAGAGTCAGGAGGGATCCTTCTCAGAGgtacaaaaaatacaagaaaaacttTTCATCCCTTCTTATTCACGTTCAAAGAGCTCATGTGATTTAGAAACTAAGGCTGAATCAGATTCAGCAGGTTCTGATAATCACAACTTTTCTGAAAAGAGAGCAAAGTTTGAAGGTCATTTAGAAAATGAatcagaaaaaggaaaggttagAAAAATCACACAGgctattgagaaacagaatgaagatgaaaagatgaaacaaTACAAAATAGAAGGGATAAGGAAGAGATCTCACAGCTTGGAGCGCCTCAGCACCTCACCCTCCTCACCTGGCAGCTCACAAAATGGACTGCTGGAGCAGCTCTTAGTTCAAGCACAGACAGATGTTCGGCAtatggaaatggaggaaaatccTATGGAAGAAATACGTGTCAAGAATCTGGTTGGAAAATTTGAAGACTGCCAAGAGCAGAAACCACCCAGGGTTCAGACTAGAAATACAAGAGCTAAATCAGATAGCTGCACACCAGATAAATTTCAACCCCCAGTACCTCAACGTAAATCAAGTCTAGACTACAATTTCAAACCAATACAGAGATCACAGTCTCAACCACCTCAGACTCCAGTCAGACAGCCAACCCCAGGAGGCAGTCTGCCCTTCTCAGGGAAGGCTCCTTCTCACAAACCTCCACCAGGGGGACGGGGTCAGGCTTTGGGTACAGAAGTGCGGCAAAGAAAACAACAGGGCAAGACTCACCCGTTGACAAAGCTCACACGGGCAACAAGGGAAAATTATCACACAATGTAA